The genomic interval GAGGAGGACAGGCTGCTGTGGGTCTACCAGTTGTAGtttggtggaggggagggatcaAGACTTGACAGCCCCATatgctatgtgtgtgtgttagcagTGGCAAGTGACTTAGCAGTgtttcccctctttctctccttcctgaccCCCCAGCATCATTTAGGACCTCATATTCCTCCAATATCTCCTCATCTGGTCTTAAAACCTCCAGAGGGAAATAGGATTCTTCTCTCAATTCCCAGCCTCTTAGCTTGAGGCTGCCCTGTCCTAAGCCCCCTACTTACAGTGATCTTTCAGGGAGTGTGGGTGCTGGAAGTAGTGGCAGGGGATTTTGGAAATCATCAGATCATCCCATGGGGGCTGGGGAAGCTGCACTCTTCTGGGGCGTTGGGATTATTACTATTCAGAGCTGCCTTTTCCAGCTGGCTGCCTAGAGCTgggagagactggggcctccAGCAGTCAGGACCTGAGGCTTTCCCGTCGTGGTATGGGGACTGaagataaaggagaaagaagTGGTGGTGGTGAACCAGGGCTAGGAGTGGAGTGGAAGGGCTGTTGGGAAGCTTCCAGGTTTCCTTAGGTCTGGACGAGGACGGGACAGGGGTGAGCATCCTGCTCGTCCAAGCAGATAAATGCCAAGGTGTGGACTTTGGGTGGGTCTGTGGAGATCCTAACTCGGAAGGGCATTAGAATCAGAGAGGCTCCCCGCCAGGCCAGGAAGTGTCGTGGAGAGACACGTGGGGAGAGTTATGTAACTTCAGGAGGGAGAAGTTCAGCACCTGGATCCTTCCAGCTGCCCGAGTCCAGGTCCCTTCCTTGGCCTCCCCATTTGGCAAATTTAttctttaatctttcttttcctccctccccccctccttctGGTGTCTGGATCGTGTTGGGTTCAGATTTCAACAGGAGCTATAAAAGAGCTCCTGGACAACATCGAGAGGTGGAGATGGGAGGAACTTGGAGGGAGGGGTGTGTTGAAAGCCAGCCTACAACCGCACTCTGCTCCCCAAGCCCTGAGATCTCAACTGGGAGTGCTGGCAGATAGCCCCCGACCTGATTAATCTGCTCCCTTTCCCTTTTATTGTTTAATGAACATTTACCGAGCATGTACTATGTGCTCTGGGCGCAGCAGCCAGGATAGAAAAGTCACTGTCAGTGCCATCAAGACACCCCCAGTTTCCTGGGGGTCTGATGGTGTCTGCAGACACCATCACCCCAGGAAGGATGGACGACTGACCCTGAAGGAGCTGTGATGCAGTGGGGTCCAGCCTCGCTTTTGGTGTTTGGGACACAGTAAGGCTCCAGTAGAGTGAGTTGTAGGCTTGCCGACCTGAGTGAGATTGacaagttgtgtgaccttggacgagtCTTATAACCTCCCCCATAAGGAGATTGTGAGGCTCAAGTCAGGTTTGTAATGATAAAGGAGAGGTCATGGTCATTATCATCCTCTCATTTCCTCTGTTAGGGGGCTTCCTAATTACCAGCCTCCATCCAAACTAGGCTCACTCTTCTCCATCTGGACTTGGGATCAAGAAGGCAGGCGCTTGTTGGACTTGAAGGGAGTGAGGCGTGAGCTGGACCAGCATGATGCTGGTCAGTTAATTCCAATTCAAATCATGTTTAAAGAGCCTCATTTTATATGCCAGGCCTTTCAcatacattctttcatttaatcctcttattAACAGGTGGTTTACTATTATCCTCACTATTTAACGGATGAAGGAATTGAAGCTTGAAAATAaagtttctcaaactttagtgtgaaTGAGAATTATCTGAGatgtttgttaaaaatgcagatccctGGACCCAAACTTCAGAAATTCTGGTTCAATAGGTGTGCAGTGAGGCCCAGAATCTAAAATTTTCACAAGTATCCCAGGTGATTCAGATGCAGTGGTCTACAGGCCACACTTTGATAGACACTGATGAAGAATTAGTGACTTGCCCAGGACTCAGAGCCAGGAAGTGAAAGGTCTGCATCCAGGAGTCCTGCCTCCCAGAGTTGTGCTGGGAGCCTGGGTTTCTGCATTGGAAATCGGGCAGCACTGCCTTcccgcctccctctctccctccctctaggCCCATTGTGAAGACAAAAGGAGATAATGTAGAAGAAAGCCCTTTTTAGAATGTAGAGCTGGCAGCATTGTCAGAGATTAtgcaaataaatgcaaaagagCACCCATGGGCTTGGCTGTTCACTTGGGAGCTTGTGCTGGAATGCGTGTTTCCCTAGGTGGCTCAAGAAAGAAGAACTTTGGTGGTGGGCATTGACCCCTAGTGGGCAGAGTTTTCCGCTGTAAAAGGGGCTGATCGAAATGGAAGACTGGGGCTGGGATTGGGAAGAGATGGGACCAGAggcctttttttcttcctgggtTGTGCGTCCCCGGAGTTGAGGGTCCCTGGCCATGGGGACTGACCAGGAGAGGGAAGCCATGTGCCCCAATGGCAGAGTGTATCTCTTTCCTCTGTGATCTCTGGTCAGCTCTCAGTTGCTCCTTTCCAGCCCATTGGCtggaaagccttttttttttttttttaatttaattaattaactaattaatttatggctgcgttgggtcttcattgctgcgcgcgggcattctctagttgcggcgagcggggggctactcttcgttgcggtgcatgggcttctcattgcattggcttctcttgttgcagagcacgggccctaggcgtgtaggcttcagtacttgtggctcgcgggctctagagtgcaggctcagtagttgcggtgcacgggctctgcggcatgtgggatcttcccagaccagggcttgaacccgtgtcccctgcatcggcaggcggattcttaaccactgcaccaccagggaagccccctggaaaGCCTTTTATGTTGTCAGCCTCTATTCCTCCTCCCTAATGAAGCCTGAGCTGGGACTGAGCTTTACTGAACCCGGACTCTTCCTTATTGAACCACCTGCTCTTTCCACATGGAGATGGTGCAGCAGGAAGGCTGGAAGTGATATTTGAAGATAGCCCACCGAGGAGGCTGCAGCGTCACCCTCCAACTTCTTTCCCCACccatttttcccctttcccttctgCCCCATTTGCATTCAGACCTGTCTTTGGCCAGGACTGCTGGTTCCTGAGGTGAGAGTTGGCCAGTGACGCTTCCTGGGGCTGGCTATTCTGGACGCCCCTATTCCAAAGCTGCTGAGACCCCGGGATTCTAGAGCTGCTTCTGTTCAGGAATGCCATTGTTCTCCCTCCCCCGGCATCCCTGGGAATCGGTGCTAATTTCAGCCTCCAATCCCTGACTCATTCTCTTCTCCTCCCTGACTCATAGGGTGACCTTGGGTTTCTGAAGCCCCTCTCAGTGGGGAACTGTGCTGGCCACCATGTCACGCCACCTTGGTTttaggtgggatggggtggggcagggctgggggaaggagccAGAGGGGAATATTTCATCGCTTTCTTTAAAATCACCATCTAAAGTCAGAGAGCTCTGTTTGCTTTGTGACTGCCTGGGCTGGACTCAGGCAGTCACAAACCGGACTTTTAAGAAGCCTCCCTGTTAATCCCCCGGAATTCGTGAGTGCAAAATATGAGGGATTGTTCCTTCAGGCAAAGCATCCAGTAAGTGAGACCTCCAACCCCACCCTCCCTACTTTGGCTCTGTGGGAAGCTGCCACGGGGCAGAGGTAGGGGGTGGGTACAGTCACCCTTGGCCAGAGGTTCTCTCTGGAGTGGcactggggaggcaggggttaACCCTGCTTTGTCCTGGTTGATGGATTCTGGAATCATAATCGATTAGCTCTGCCAGGGTGGAGTGAGGCCAGGCGAAAGCATTCAGATTGGTCTTTGTTCTGTGTCTTCGCCATCCCTGCCAGGGACAGAGGGGCTGTGGACATGTACCCCCTCCCCGCCAAGACCAAAAGACATAATGAAAGAATGCTGGGGCTCTTTTGATGGCTGTTGATCCCAAAGCCCTCTCTTAGGGGGAAATGAGCAGTTTCAGCTCTTGGTTATTCAGACTATGAAACAGCGCATCCCCAAAACATCACCCTGGGAGCTTGTACCTGCCTAATTCTGCTGGGCCCCGGGCAATCTAAACAAGAGTTTTCAGGAAACACTGACTAAAAGGGGGCGTTGAGAGGTCAGAGGGGGATGGGGACCGTGGAAGAGCCCGAGGTTTAACTTTGGGGGCTAGGTAAACTTAGTACAGGCAGTGGCAATGGCCTGTGATGAAAAACATTAgctgctgttctttttttaatttttttaaaaaattaattaatttgttcatttatttttggctgcgttgggtctttgttgcggcacgtgggctttctctagttgcagcgagcgggggctactcttcgttgcggtgcatgggcttctcagtgtggtggcttctcttgttgcggagcatgggctctaggtgcacgggcttcagtagttgtggcacgcgggctcagtagttgtggcgcatgggcttagttactccacagcatgtgggatcttcgtggaccagggatcgaacccgtgtcccctgcatggcaggcggattctttttctttttttaaaaaaataaatttatttatttatttatttttggctctgttgggtcttcgttgcggtgcgcgggcttctcattgtcgtggcttcttttgttgggaagcacgggctctagacgcgcaggcttcagtagttgtggcacgtgggctcagtagttgtggcttgcaggctctagagcgcaggctcagtagttgtggcgcacaggcttagctactccgcggcatgtgggatcttcccagaccagggatcgaacctgtgtcccctgcattggcaggcagattcttaaccactgtgccaccagggaagcccagctgctGTTATTCTATTAGAAAGATTAATGGGTTATGGAAGACTGAGGCTGTTTCTGTAAAATGCATCCTATTAGAGGTATCCTGTTCTCTTGACAAGGTGGCAGCGCCTAAGCAGGTTATCTGTACCCGGGCCCCTACAGGCTGCGCTACATGGTGAAGCAGTTGGAGAATGGGGAGGTAAACATTGAGGAGCTGAAGAAAAACCTGGAGTACACAGCTTCCCTGCTGGAGGCCGTCTACATAAATGAGACGCGGTGAGAGTGGTGACATGGGGCTGCGGGGAGAAacccacacacagaggagaaagatACCAGACAGAGACAGTGATTCAGGGAGGGCCGGGGAGTCAGACAGAAACCTGACCCAGccagagcagggaggaggggcgggagggCAGATAGATCTATAAGTAGAAATATCGGCAGAGGTACAGGCATAGAGttgcagagacagagacaaacaCAGACATCAAGAAGAGAACACTGTTCCAGAGCCGGAAGGAACCTTGAAGCTCATCTAGTCCTAACCTTCTTCCCAGTGCGGAGGCCTTCCAGACCTGCGCGCCCAGGGTGGGAGCCACTGGTCACACATGGCTGTGGGGCTTGAAACCTGGCAAGTGTGAAttgagatgtgtgtgtatgtaaaatacATGCTGGATTTCACAAGATTTTGAAAAGAGAATGTCAACgatctcattaatatttttatattgattccacATTGGAATGATAGTACTTTGTGTGTATTAGGTTAAAGAAACGTTATCGTTAAAATGGATTTCACCTGTTTTTTTAACCTTTGAATGTGGCTACTAGACAATTTAAAGTAACTTATACGTGGCTTGCATTTTATTTCTGGAGGACAGTGCTGCTGGTCTGTAGCATCCTCGACGGGTGGTATCCATTCCACTGTCTGCTTGAATAATTCCAGAGTTGGGGTGCTCACTACCTCGCATAGTGACCTGTTTCATTATTGGAGACATCAGATAGAGAAACAGAAGTAAAAAGACTTagcaaaagaaagggaagggagggtCAGAGAAGTGAGAGAGCTGGTGTGAGAGTTTCCAAGGTGTGGCTGGGCCCGGGCCTCTAGGCTGCGGAAGCACCTGCCGTCTTTCCTCTGTGACTCCCCTTCTGGGACCTCAGGCAAATCTTGGACACAGAGgatgagctgcaggagctgcggTCTGACGCGGTGCCTTCGGAGGTGCGGGACTGGCTGGCCTCCACCTTCACCCAGCAGGCCCGGGCCAAAGGCCGCCGAGCAGAGGAGAAGCCCAAGTTCCGGAGCATCGTGCACGCGGTGCAGGCTGGGATCTTCGTGGAACGGTGAGGCTCACCCACGCCCTGCCCGCTTCTACCCCTCGCTGTGTCCCTCGTTCCCAGCCACCCTCGTCTTCCAGGACCCCACTGTACCACCAGCCCCACATGCCCACGGCCTATCTGCACAGCCCCGCCTGATCCGACCCCACTCCCAGACCTCACACCTGGGCTCCTttccgttcttctccctcaggaTGTTCCGGAGAACGTACACCTCTGTGGGCCCCACCTATTCCACTGCGGTCCTCAACTGTCTCAAGGTGATCCCCGGGGGTTTCAGGCAAGAGGAGAAGCTTGCGGAGGTGGAAGAGTCCTTGGGACTTTCAGACTCTTTACGGGATGATTTTTGCCTTCCCTTTTAACTGTTGTTTCCATATTCCTCAAAACAACTTTTCCCCGCTCAAGAGGCACACTCCTGACTTCTTGTCACTCCCATACTGCATGATATCTGGGAAGAAAGAGGCCTATTTACCACTGCTTTGTTTTCCTGCTTCCCAAGCCTCTGTAATCATTGGGAAGTCCTCCTTGAAGTCTACCTGCAGCCCTTGCTGCTGCAGGGGATGTCCCCCTTGGGAGTCTCCCTGCCTAGTTCCTTGTTTCTCCACAGAACCTGGGTCTCTGGTGCTTTGATGTCTTTTCCTTGAACCGGGCAGCTGATGACCACGCCCTGAGGACCATTGTTTTTGAGTTGCTGACTCGGCACAACCTCATCAGCCGCTTTAAGGTCGGGCAGCATCCTATCTCTGCCTCTGGGTAGGATTCTCCACTCCCACCACCCTGTTCTCAAAGAGTCCCAACAAGCAGCAGATTCCACAGGCTCCCTGGCTCCGTCTCACTGTCAGGGACGTCGCCCCGTGCACACCCCGGTCTAGCCTTTCCTTCACTTGCTGCAGTCCCAGCCTCTGGCTTCATGTATTGCTTTCTAGGGGAAGATTCTAGCCCTGCAACTCTCCAGCCTAGGATTCTGCACTCTTGCCCTTTGCTTTGTCCCCTAACTTGTCCTCTCCAGGCTGGCTGCAAGTTCAGCTCCCTGTTTCAGCCCTGCTGCCCCTGCCCATGGACGCTGGAGGCTTAGAGGCCAGATGCTCTCAGCTGGTGCCCTGCAGGACAAGCGTCTCTCCATTTGTTTCCGGGGAGGGGggacctctccctccctccccctccagctcTAGTCTCTGTCCGAGGAATTTTAGGGAGAGGGTCAGCTCTTGGCAAGGCTAGGTGGGGCtgtaggaggggagggagggtgtgAACTCCGTTTGCTCCATTCAGCTTGGCTGGCCAGGAAGTGTACAGGATTAACGTCCTCTTCAGATCCTGTGCCAGGAGGGAGCGTCTTTTGGGAACAGGGGCTGGTAAAAAATCACTTGCATGTGGAAAAACCACACTTGGAAGTGGAGGGTGAGGGGGGCTGAGGAGTCGCCATGGGGATATTTGGTGAGCACTCGGGTGGGGGTGACAATAGGCGTTAGGGTGGAGGAGAGCATATGTGTTCTGAGGGGTTTGGGGGGGTGAAAGGAGTCCAGCCGGAGGGCCCCTCCCAGAGGGCTCTGGAAGGCCACCCGGCCACCTGTGCCTCCACTCCACTATAACAGACTGTTGGTGTGTGAGAGCCTTTCCTTGACCCTTGACTCCTCCCTTTACAACTCCCAAGGGGTTTCCAGAACTTCCCTGAGATGCTCAGCTGAGAGTTTCTTCAGTGCCTCCCTGAGCCCTGTTCTTCTGCAGTTgcgttttcttcttctttccaatcCTGCCCTCTCCAGGACGGAGAACAGCAGGCTCTTATTTTTCCTAAGACTTTTCCCAGCTCATGTTTCTCCAGACTGGTTCTCAGGCTTACTGCAGACACCAAGTTCTCCTACGGGTGCTTCCTCACCCGGCAGGACTGCTTCGGGGAACTCCGAGAGTAACTGCATCACGTTGGGTTTGGCCTAGCCCCAGCCCATCTTGCTCCAAGGCAGTCAGAGAGAGAGGAGCCTTCTTGCTCTAGTAGTAGAGAACCCCTTGGAGCTGCCCTTTTCAAGCTCCACCTTCCCTTCCTGGGCACCCAGCCCCTCCCatgctcctccccttcccttcccttcctccagggACACCATGGCAACGCAAAAGCAAGGGCGGTTGTCATGGAAACAGTCCTTTAAAATTCCCTGAATTTGGGGCACAGCCCTCCAGGGGTTGGGGCGGGGGATGTTAGGGTCTGACTGACTAGTGGCACATCCTCTGTTGTCTCGTCACTACTGTGCATCTCTACAGAAGCTTCCTCAAGTCCTGAACCCCGCTCTCCTCGCAGCCTCAGAGATCTAGGGACAGGTACAGacaccagccctgccctctgggaACCTTGGGCCTTTGAAGGAAGCAAACGTACCCCAGGGCATATGCAGAGACCTAGACAGGATTGAGTAGCCCGCGGCCCGACAGAGCTCTGGCTCCTGGtgcttgggtgtgtgtgtgtgtggtggtcgAAGGGTGGGgaaaggcttctcagaggaggggGTGATCCACATCTGGCTAGAGAGGCCTCTCCGGGTCATCTTATTCTTTCGTTTGCTTCTGAGCCCCTCTCCAGTGTATTGGCTTGGGGATGGGGTGAAGTGGTTGGAAGGTAGGAGGGAAACTtgctttcctcttcttaaaaatctccagggaaataataataattatagctaCTCTCTAGAGAACACTTACTAAGTGCCTTGTGCTTATCTCGTTAAATTCAAGGTAGGTGGTATTATCTTCATTCTGCAGTTAAGCATCTGAGGCACAGGAAGGCACGTGACTtgcgcaaggtcacacagccagcaggtggtagagccaggatgtGAACCCAGGTTCACCCGACTACGGAGCCAGCGCTCTCCTATGCCCTGTTGCCTTCCAAAGAAAGGGCCTTGCTGACCTCCGTCTTTGGCCGCTGCCATTCCCGCACATCCTCCACAAATCTCAATTTCCTCCGTCCTACTGCAGATTCCCACTGTGTTTTTGATGACTTTCCTGGATGCCTTGGAGACAGGCTATGGGAAGTACAAGAACCCTTACCATAACCAGATCCATGCAGCTGATGTTACCCAGACAGTCCATTGCTTCTTGCTCCGCACAGGGATGGTGGTAGGTGCCCTGGAAATCACTCTTCTGTGACTTAGGGTCTTATGGCTGCAGAACTGGGAAGTCTAGACTTTACtcccatttccttttttctctctttggttCCTCTCCTTTGGCATCCCAAAGTCTTTACAGAGTCAGATTGGGCTTACTCACTCTAGAGTGTTCCTGGGTGGACCGTAACTTCATGGGTAGCGCTGGGGATGTGTGCCGGCATGTGATGGGAATGTTGCTGGTTGGGATGGAGGAAGGTCTTTGGCCATTCCGGGAGCTGAGAAATGTGGCTGCATTAGCCCAAGAGCTGGCCTCGAAGAATGGAAGGGCTGGGCTGAGCAGTCTTGCCTGTGTGTGGAGGTCTTTGGGCAGGGGCCGGCAGGGGGTCCGCCCCCTCTCATcgtctgtctctttctcccagCACTGCCTGTCGGAGATCGAGGTCCTGGCCATCATCTTTGCTGCAGCCATCCACGACTATGAGCACACCGGCACTACCAACAGCTTCCACATCCAGACCAAGTGAGGGATGGGGACgtggcaggggcaggaggggccaAGTGGAGGTGCAGAGGGCCGGACACAGTGACTTGGGCTTTGCAGGTCAGAATGCGCCATCCTGTACAATGATCGTTCCGTGCTGGAGAATCACCACATCAGCTCTGTTTTCCGAATGATGCAGGACGACGagatgaacattttcatcaacctcACCAAGGATGAGTTCGTGTGAGCAGAAGCCAGGAGTGGGCATCCCTAGAGACCCCCTCACCCCAACCCTCTTTTCCCACTTCCCGGAACTCCTGCGTAGCAGTGCTGATCAATACTTGGGTTCTGTCCTTTCAGAGAGCTGCGGGCCCTGGTCATCGAGATGGTGTTGGCCACAGACATGTCCTGCCATTTCCAGCAAGTGAAGTCCATGAAGACGGCCTTGCAGCAGCTGGAAAGGTGAGATATGGTGGGGTGTGGCTGGGCATAGGCCAGAGTGAGGGGTGTGTGAATTGGGGGGGGTGGCATCCGCATGGGTAAAGGGTGTGACAAGTCTTTACCTGGATATAGAAACTCTCCTGGCTCCAACTATCTGAGTGTATCTCGTGTATGTGATGTGTGTGCACGTGGCCCTGGGTTTGTGTACAGCCCAGGCAGCCGGTCTACTGGAGAGCGCTTGGGCTGGGGGTCTGAGATGGGCATTCTCAGGGCAGCTTCAGGTCAGGCTTACTCTGGAATGTAATGGAAAAGTATTCAACTCTTTGGACTCATTTCTGTATCTGTGAAATGTGAAAATGTAATGCCTCCCTCCACAATAGCTTGCCACTAGTTCCTACTCTAATAGGGCTATTGGGAGAGTCatgtgaggttaaaaaaaaaaagcacagaagaaaTGCCATAATTACATCTAATGTTGCTTAAAAGTGGGTGGGAGTATATAAATGTAAGGGAGAACAGACTGTGTTTGTGTGTCCTGAAGGTGTGTGTTAATGTATGGTGTCTGTGTGTGGGAGAGTGTGCAGTGTCAGAGTGTGTCATTGttgggaaataataataataattataataataataattatagattACATCTACCGAGCACTTATTAGgtgccagacactcttctaaatACTTATATGCTgtatgtcatttaattctcagaacaacTCTATGTGGCAGATTCTGTTATTATTTCCACTTAGAATTGAGgaaaatgaaatatgtaaattttaagtAACCTGCTCTTCATCACACAGCTAGTGTGTGATAGGTATAGTggggattcgaacccaggcccttTGATTCTGAGAGCCTGGGCTGCTTCCTATACatatgtaaatgtgtgtgtgtgtgtgtgtgtgtgtgtctagccTCACAGGGTGTTTGAAGTTTGATCTGAGAGAGGGCATGTGATGGGAAGTTAGGAATGGTCCAGGCTTCCTTTTCCTAAAAGATCAGTCTCCCTCCCCTTGCCATCTGCCCCAACAGGATTGATAAGTCCAAGGCCCTGTCTCTACTGCTCCATACTGCTGACATCAGCCACCCAACCAAGCAGTGGTCGGTTCACAGCCGCTGGACCAAGGCCCTCATGGAGGAATTCTTCCGCCAGGTACGAGGCCTCTTTGCCCGCCCCCGCACCCCCCCACCAATGGGGCCTTCTCTCCCCTCTGTTCTCCAAGTTCCCTGTTCCTACTCCAGCTCCTCATTCAGTGGCCTGCCGCTGCCAACCTGATCCCAAACCCATGGGATACAATGTCATCTCCGAAAAGCTTAACAGTAATTGCTGGCAGTGGCATTTGCATGCCACTCATTTCCAGGTCAAAGGCACACAGATCCCTCTTCTCCCCCGGCAGCCCCTTCTACCCCCAGCTGCACCTCGATCTGGTAGACTGAGGTGCTTCCCCGCCCTGTCTGCTCCCCCAGGGTGacaaagaggcagagctgggcctgCCCTTTTCTCCGCTCTGTGACCGCACTTCCACTCTCGTGGCACAGTCCCAGATTGGTGAGTGTCCCTTCCCGCAGGGAGGAGAGAGTTGCGAAGGCTAAAGGATGCTGGCCTGGCCGGGTCAGGACCTCTCCAAGTTCGCATCCTTCAAAGCCATTCTTCCCGTAGAGGCAAGCCCGCTGTGCTAGAGCATGGGGTCCTGGGGTGGAGTTCTCTGGGGTCGCGAAGACATCATCACAAAGGCTGCCCCCACCGGGAACTTTTCAGCCCCAGGTGACCCTGTTTTACATGCAGCTGGGGGCACAGCTGTGCTGGCAGTATCCTCTGCCCAGCCCCCCAGGTCAGATGGCTCCACTGTGTTACCCCTGCACTGCAGGTTTCATTGACTTCATCGTGGAACCCACATTCTCTGTGCTGACTGATGTGGCCGAGAAGAGTGTCCAGCCCATGGGGGATGAAGACTCCAAGTCTaaaacccagcccaggtgagggTGGCCGCAGCAGCTGGGGACCCACAGAGAGCACCGACTCCCAGGGAGGAGGTACAGGCATGGCGGGCGTGGAGAAGTAGGCGACCCCAAAAGTGGGAGCCCCTCTACTGCGAGTCACACACAGGGGTGGAAGGATGGGGGGCAGGGAGTGTGGTCTGCACCTGTGTTCCCTCCGCCGTATTTATATCTCTCCCATTAGCTCTGTCTTTATTGCCTTTCTGCTaatctgcttttattttccttctagtAGGAGGGAAGGTGTGGAGAGGGATGGGGACTGCGGGTGCCtagcagagggaaaagagaaggaggaggctcCCTGAGCCTCCTGGTCTTCCATCCCCTCTACTCCGAGGGCTGTGAAGATGGctctggggtgggcagggcctgACCTCTGCAATGTTGGGGGTCCGGCTTTTAGCTTCCAGTGGCGCCAGCCTTCTCTGGATGTGGAAGTGGGAGACCCCAACCCCGACGTGGTCAGCTTCCGCTCTACCTGGACCAAATACATTCAGGAGAACAAGCAGAAATGGAAGGAACGGGCGGCAAGCGGTGGGTCCATTGGGAGGATGAGGCCTTGTGGGGAGGGCGGCTGATGCAGCAGTAGCGGGTCCCTTTTCCTTAAGCCCGTCAAGCAACCCTTTGTCTGACTCCCTCCCTGAGTTGGGAAGGGAACTGACTAGGCTGCAGTAAGACCCCAGGAACGACTGACTGGCTGACTGGCCTGGACTGTTCTAGAATGCGGACTTGAGAGAAGATAGGGACAGCCACATGCCACGACCCGAGGGACCCCATGCACATTGCGGTCTGTCAGTGGTGCCCTGTGGATGTGGTAACCTGGTGGCCCTGGCTGGGACATCTCTTCCTTAACGTGGGAGTTGAGGGCTGTGCATTTTAGCAAGCTTGGAGAGGCTCTTCCCGGGTGGGCATGGGTTGAACATAGCTCAGCTCCAAGGAAAGGGGATGTGTGAGAATCCCTTACTTGTCTCCACATATTCCTTGGGTTTGGGGGAAATATACTGCTTGGTCTGGTCCCAGcttccctcatgcccctttgtaGGCGTCACCAACCAGATGTCCATTGACGAGCTGTCCCCCTGTGAGGAAGAGGCCCCAGCCTCCCCTGCCGACGATGAGCACAGCCAGAACGGGAATCTGGACTAGCCGGGGGCTGGCCCAGGTGAGCCTGTCGCGGTGCGTGGGGAGGGGCTTAAGGTTCTGCAG from Balaenoptera ricei isolate mBalRic1 chromosome 10, mBalRic1.hap2, whole genome shotgun sequence carries:
- the PDE1B gene encoding dual specificity calcium/calmodulin-dependent 3',5'-cyclic nucleotide phosphodiesterase 1B isoform X2, with amino-acid sequence MELSPSSPPEMLQSDCPSDLELKSAPSKKMWIKLRSLLRYMVKQLENGEVNIEELKKNLEYTASLLEAVYINETRQILDTEDELQELRSDAVPSEVRDWLASTFTQQARAKGRRAEEKPKFRSIVHAVQAGIFVERMFRRTYTSVGPTYSTAVLNCLKNLGLWCFDVFSLNRAADDHALRTIVFELLTRHNLISRFKIPTVFLMTFLDALETGYGKYKNPYHNQIHAADVTQTVHCFLLRTGMVHCLSEIEVLAIIFAAAIHDYEHTGTTNSFHIQTKSECAILYNDRSVLENHHISSVFRMMQDDEMNIFINLTKDEFVELRALVIEMVLATDMSCHFQQVKSMKTALQQLERIDKSKALSLLLHTADISHPTKQWSVHSRWTKALMEEFFRQGDKEAELGLPFSPLCDRTSTLVAQSQIGFIDFIVEPTFSVLTDVAEKSVQPMGDEDSKSKTQPSFQWRQPSLDVEVGDPNPDVVSFRSTWTKYIQENKQKWKERAASGVTNQMSIDELSPCEEEAPASPADDEHSQNGNLD
- the PDE1B gene encoding dual specificity calcium/calmodulin-dependent 3',5'-cyclic nucleotide phosphodiesterase 1B isoform X1 — encoded protein: MASPVPVPRRHLQGPILRLRYMVKQLENGEVNIEELKKNLEYTASLLEAVYINETRQILDTEDELQELRSDAVPSEVRDWLASTFTQQARAKGRRAEEKPKFRSIVHAVQAGIFVERMFRRTYTSVGPTYSTAVLNCLKNLGLWCFDVFSLNRAADDHALRTIVFELLTRHNLISRFKIPTVFLMTFLDALETGYGKYKNPYHNQIHAADVTQTVHCFLLRTGMVHCLSEIEVLAIIFAAAIHDYEHTGTTNSFHIQTKSECAILYNDRSVLENHHISSVFRMMQDDEMNIFINLTKDEFVELRALVIEMVLATDMSCHFQQVKSMKTALQQLERIDKSKALSLLLHTADISHPTKQWSVHSRWTKALMEEFFRQGDKEAELGLPFSPLCDRTSTLVAQSQIGFIDFIVEPTFSVLTDVAEKSVQPMGDEDSKSKTQPSFQWRQPSLDVEVGDPNPDVVSFRSTWTKYIQENKQKWKERAASGVTNQMSIDELSPCEEEAPASPADDEHSQNGNLD